The following are encoded together in the Anoplopoma fimbria isolate UVic2021 breed Golden Eagle Sablefish chromosome 13, Afim_UVic_2022, whole genome shotgun sequence genome:
- the LOC129100718 gene encoding leukocyte surface antigen CD53-like, whose translation MNRSCVNYLKTLVISLNFLCWLCGAFVVALGEFQMMHSKFASLVTTFWPIFPANTLVVTGTLVTCVCYLGVFGGLKENRCMLISFFVLLFILMLVELAMACVFLVYSREIDTYFEKDLMQSLEIYRQSSPGSNMTIKDDFDAIQYLFRCCGVHGSADWKGNVPISCCSRNPCNTQIHPDWQEGCLVKLSDWFSRNYRSTGAGVVTMFILQFICLSVTVPLFCHFSRRGLGYQ comes from the exons ATGAACCGGTCCTGTGTGAACTACTTGAAAACTTTGGTGATAAGTCTCAACTTCCTGTGCTGG CTGTGCGGCGCCTTTGTGGTGGCCTTGGGGGAGTTCCAGATGATGCACTCCAAGTTCGCCTCCCTCGTCACCACCTTCTGGCCCATCTTCCCCGCCAACACCTTGGTGGTCACCGGCACCCTcgtcacctgtgtgtgttacctgggaGTGTTCGGAGGCCTGAAGGAGAACCGCTGCATGCTCATCAGT TTCTTCGTCCTGCTGTTCATCCTGATGCTGGTGGAGTTAGCCATGGCCTGTGTGTTCCTGGTCTACAGCAGAGAG ATTGACACATACTTTGAGAAAGACCTGATGCAAAGCCTGGAGATCTACAGACAGTCCAGTCCAGGAAGCAACATGACCATTAAAGATGACTTCGATGCTATCCAGTACCTG ttcAGGTGCTGTGGAGTTCATGGTTCGGCAGACTGGAAGGGTAACGTCCCAATCTCCTGCTGTAGCAGGAACCCCTGCAACACCCAAATCCACCCAGACTGGCAAGAG GGTTGTCTGGTGAAACTGAGTGACTGGTTTTCCAGAAACTACCGTAGCACGGGCGCAGGCGTTGTCACCATGTTTATCCTACAG ttcatttgtctgtctgtcactgtcCCTCTCTTTTGCCACTTCAGTCGACGTGGATTGGGTTACCAGTGA
- the LOC129101877 gene encoding cyclin-dependent kinase 11A-like encodes MDLKKSKKKIEQEKRRKLLLINEHNRLTFAVNKKEAKLKELEESLKAKNLQPTNYNNEEESRQRIRQLENNMDKMKIKFIEAREIQTAYQHIREHLQQEVRGMYWALDQKEHAIAVAQAEVDRANKQFQSAAANADSTLYRVVQMEDETMRMKREMDTKICQLTAEEKALKRQMETLEHLSPTGQSRQKEREIEEEEEQEEEKEEEAHLVPVTDHQCHDVCGASQSDMKLVEEMEALREALGYAEVQEAGFTKSATLHLHVVKRGCSVGGNLQAHH; translated from the exons ATGGACCTGAAAAAGAGCAAA aaaaaaattgaacaaGAGAAGCGGAGGAAGCTCCTCCTGATCAACGAGCACAACCGGCTGACGTTTGCTGTGAACAAAAAGGAAGCTAAGttgaaggagctggaggagtcATTGAAAGCCAAGAACTTACAGCCAACAAATTACAACAATGAAGAAGAAAGCAGGCAG CGCATACGGCAGCTGGAGAACAACATGGACAAGATGAAGATTAAGTTCATCGAGGCTAGGGAAATCCAGACGGCCTATCAACACATCCGTGAACACCTGCAGCAG GAGGTCCGCGGTATGTACTGGGCCTTGGACCAGAAAGAGCACGCTATTGCTGTTGCACAGGCAGAGGTGGACAGAGCAAACAAACAGTTCCAGTCAGCAGCAGCTAATGCGGACAGCACACTG TACAGGGTGGTTCAGATGGAAGACGAGACAATGAGGATGAAAAGAGAAATGGATACTAAGATTTGCCAACTGACTGCAGAAGAAAAGGCGCTGAAGAGGCAAATGGAGACACTCGAGCATCTCAGCCCCACAGGGCAGAGCAGGCAGAAAGAGCGG GaaattgaagaagaagaagaacaagaagaagaaaaagaagaagaagcacacTTAGTTCCAGTCACAG ATCATCAGTGTCATGACGTCTGTGGTGCTTCCCAGTCCGACATGAagctggtggaggagatggaggctCTGAGAGAAGCTCTGGGCTACGCTGAAGTGCAG GAAGCAGGCTTCACCAAGTCTGCCACGTTGCACCTCCATGTTGTGAAAAGGGGTTGTTCAGTTGGAGGCAATCTGCAAGCTCACCACTAG